From the Anser cygnoides isolate HZ-2024a breed goose chromosome 24, Taihu_goose_T2T_genome, whole genome shotgun sequence genome, one window contains:
- the XKR8 gene encoding XK-related protein 8, with amino-acid sequence MAARCPPRFGPLQLLLAAAGAAAAALDVCADAWVAAGYARAGHPGWAALGLALLAAASAAAQACSWLWFRSDPAALRPELPRCLLAALHLLQLGFFYRCLHALKVGWKVCWAKAASEEEQNRMAFLSHDISMLRLFETFLENTPQLTLLLYVILRTNKAEPSQGLGICTAFLCVTWSLLDYHQSLRSFLQDKYELSLGSSAVYFLWNLSLTCPRILVVALFALLWPYGVAVHFLLVWLAMFLWVSLQGTDFMESPGPEQLYRAIVAVILYFSWFSVAPGRTLYRSIIYHGFILVDSTLLALSWLLCRSPSDEHLYLIPVVSAALPCYLLGLLLRVSYYKWLHPSARAQQQDSYDEVDANRRTDGLEFRTVLEPDLVNRRMQWLAQRQFVVPVLAEQRLLNGAAAADAAV; translated from the exons ATGGCGGCGCGGTGCCCGCCGCGGTTCGGgccgctgcagctgctgctggcggcggcgggggcggcggcggcggcgctggacGTGTGCGCGGACGCCTGGGTGGCGGCGGGGTACGCGCGGGCCGGGCACCCCGGCTGGGCCGCGCTGGGGCTGGCGCTGCTGGCCGCCGCCTCGGCCGCCGCCCAGGCCTGCAGCTGGCTCTGGTTCCGCTCCGACCCGGCCGCGCTGCGCCCCGAgctgccccgctgcctgctCGCcgccctccacctcctccagctcGGCTTCTTCTACAG GTGTCTCCACGCTCTGAAGGTGGGCTGGAAGGTGTGCTGGGCAAAGGCAGCGTCGGAGGAGGAGCAGAACCGCATGGCCTTTCTCTCCCATGACATCAGCATGCTGCGCCTCTTCGAGACCTTCCTGGAGAACACCCCGCAGCTCACCCTGCTCCTCTACGTTATCCTGCGGACGAACAAGGCAGAGCCATCCCAGG GACTGGGGATCTGCACTGCCTTCCTGTGTGTGACCTGGTCTCTGCTGGACTATCACCAGTCCCTGCGCTCCTTCTTGCAGGACAAGTATGAGCTGAGCCTGGGCTCCTCAGCTGTCTACTTCCTGTGGAACCTCTCCCTCACCTGCCCCCGCATCCTCGTGGTCGCCCTCTTTGCCCTGCTGTGGCCCTACGGCGTCGCTGTTCACTTCCTGCTCGTGTGGCTGGCGATGTTCCTCTGGGTCAGCTTGCAGGGCACGGACTTCATGGAGTCGCCTGGCCCCGAGCAGCTCTACCGGGCCATTGTGGCTGTGATCCTGTACTTCAGCTGGTTCAGCGTGGCTCCGGGGAGGACGCTGTACCGCAGCATCATCTATCATGGCTTCATCCTGGTGGACAGCACGCTGCTggccctgtcctggctcttgtGCCGCTCCCCTTCGGACGAGCACTTGTACCTCATCCCGGTGgtctctgctgccctgccctgctatctcctggggctgctgctgagagTCAGCTACTACAAGTGGCTGCACCCCAGCGCAcgagcccagcagcaggacagctaTGATGAGGTGGATGCCAACAGGAGGACCGATGGGCTGGAGTTTCGGACTGTCTTGGAGCCGGACCTTGTGAACAGGAGGATGCAGTGGCTGGCCCAGCGCCAGTTCGTGGTACCTGTCCTGGCAGAGCAGCGCTTGCTGaacggggctgctgctgccgaCGCTGCTGTCTGA